Proteins encoded in a region of the Nitrospira sp. genome:
- the rsmD gene encoding 16S rRNA (guanine(966)-N(2))-methyltransferase RsmD, with the protein MRVIAGTQKGRRLHGPKGPDLRPTADRVKEALFSILGARVAGARFLDLFAGTGAIGIEALSRGAASVMFVESSPSAGRILKTNLAACGLEAKAHLYLSQAETFLRSQRAGAVAFDIIFADPPYQFDPTATLWPILSRTTALAPGGLLVFEHATKLALPPAIPSLSLLRQYHYGDTTLSVFECTAQDGAVS; encoded by the coding sequence ATGCGTGTCATCGCAGGCACACAAAAAGGGCGCCGACTGCATGGCCCGAAGGGACCGGACCTGCGTCCGACTGCAGACCGGGTCAAGGAAGCCCTCTTCTCCATCCTGGGCGCACGCGTGGCCGGAGCCCGGTTCCTGGATTTGTTCGCCGGTACTGGTGCCATCGGCATTGAAGCCCTGAGCCGAGGAGCCGCGTCTGTGATGTTTGTGGAGTCAAGCCCCTCTGCGGGACGCATTTTAAAGACCAACCTGGCAGCCTGCGGCCTTGAAGCCAAGGCCCACCTCTATCTGTCGCAGGCGGAGACCTTTCTCCGCAGCCAGCGGGCTGGCGCCGTTGCATTCGACATCATTTTTGCCGATCCACCCTATCAGTTTGATCCGACCGCCACCCTGTGGCCGATCCTTTCCCGTACTACTGCGTTGGCGCCTGGCGGCCTGCTGGTGTTTGAACATGCAACCAAGCTGGCGTTGCCGCCGGCGATACCCTCCCTGTCTTTGCTTCGGCAATACCACTACGGCGACACCACGCTGTCCGTCTTTGAGTGCACCGCGCAGGACGGAGCGGTGTCATGA
- a CDS encoding Do family serine endopeptidase: MRTPFPSPRPIHHILAIGLFFLGTIPAQADGLQMLEDMQTVITELAERVQPSVVSVAAIRPKEILRDRPSNAPGSGSGVIIDTDGHIITNNHVVSDATEVEVRLSDKTRFVAQVIGKDPDTDLAILKITTERKLPSAKFGDSSRVKVGQWALAVGNPFGLDRTVTLGVISGIGRENMNLSRYENFLQTDASINPGNSGGPLFNLHGEVIGINTAIINFAQGIGFAIPSNMAKQVRDQLIVHGKVVRGWLGVGIQPVTAELAVKFGVTEGDGVLVNEVFEKDPAARAGIKPGDIITKVDGNFVDTPNALSRVIAGLLPGATARVEIVRDGQRQLIPVPLSERAESAVVASLPPPSKSEAKLGLNVQGLTAVLAEKFKLKESAGVLISKVERGSEAEAEGLREGDLIKEVNRVEVASVADFTAGLAKVKRGERVLLRITRETRAFYVVLNPADK; this comes from the coding sequence ATGCGCACACCTTTTCCATCGCCCCGTCCCATCCACCACATTCTGGCTATAGGCCTATTCTTCCTGGGCACTATCCCTGCCCAGGCTGATGGCCTCCAGATGCTGGAGGACATGCAGACTGTCATCACCGAACTGGCGGAACGCGTGCAGCCGTCGGTTGTCAGCGTCGCCGCGATCCGCCCTAAGGAAATCCTACGCGACCGTCCGTCCAACGCACCGGGATCCGGTTCCGGTGTGATCATTGATACCGACGGCCACATTATCACCAACAATCACGTTGTGAGCGATGCCACAGAGGTCGAGGTTCGTCTGTCGGACAAAACCCGATTCGTGGCGCAGGTCATCGGCAAGGATCCGGACACCGATCTGGCCATTCTAAAAATCACGACCGAGCGGAAACTGCCTAGCGCAAAGTTCGGCGACTCCTCACGTGTGAAGGTCGGCCAGTGGGCACTGGCCGTTGGGAATCCCTTTGGACTGGACCGCACGGTCACGCTGGGTGTCATCAGCGGCATAGGGCGGGAGAACATGAACCTGTCCCGCTACGAGAACTTTTTGCAAACCGATGCCTCCATTAACCCAGGCAATTCCGGCGGCCCGCTGTTCAACCTACACGGCGAAGTGATCGGCATCAACACCGCCATCATCAATTTCGCTCAGGGCATCGGCTTTGCCATCCCCTCAAACATGGCCAAGCAAGTGCGCGATCAATTAATCGTTCACGGAAAGGTGGTGCGCGGCTGGCTGGGTGTTGGTATCCAGCCCGTGACCGCCGAGTTGGCGGTTAAATTCGGTGTGACGGAGGGCGACGGCGTGCTGGTCAACGAAGTGTTCGAGAAGGATCCGGCCGCCCGCGCCGGCATCAAACCGGGTGACATCATCACCAAGGTGGACGGCAATTTCGTCGATACGCCTAACGCACTCTCGCGCGTTATTGCCGGCCTCCTGCCCGGCGCGACGGCCCGTGTGGAAATTGTCCGCGATGGGCAACGCCAGCTCATCCCAGTCCCTCTCAGCGAGCGGGCCGAATCAGCTGTGGTCGCCTCCCTGCCCCCACCCTCCAAATCGGAAGCCAAGCTTGGGCTCAACGTGCAAGGCCTGACAGCTGTACTCGCCGAGAAATTTAAGCTCAAGGAGTCGGCCGGCGTACTGATCTCAAAAGTCGAGCGCGGCAGCGAGGCTGAGGCCGAAGGGCTCCGCGAAGGTGATCTGATTAAGGAAGTCAATCGCGTCGAGGTAGCCTCCGTTGCCGACTTCACGGCCGGCCTGGCGAAGGTTAAACGTGGCGAGCGCGTGCTGCTCCGGATCACCCGCGAAACGCGGGCCTTCTATGTGGTGCTGAATCCGGCTGACAAATAG
- the plsY gene encoding glycerol-3-phosphate 1-O-acyltransferase PlsY, with product MLLIVGGYLLGSIPFGVLASKALGLPDPRTVGSKNIGFTNVLRSSGKKAGILTLLGDMGKGLLAGWTATQTLESEIGVLCVAISPILGHLYPIFLGFRGGKGVATALGAVGAVAPLLGISLIGIWLFVAAVWRYSSGAALIAFLALPILTLLTGSNLAFMTFSFSVSTLIILKHKANIVRLRAGTEPKIGQSESLHNTSYQT from the coding sequence ATTTTATTGATCGTCGGTGGTTATCTTCTTGGCTCTATCCCATTTGGTGTGCTGGCGTCCAAGGCACTAGGCCTTCCGGATCCACGCACAGTCGGCAGCAAAAATATTGGTTTTACCAATGTCCTGCGTTCCTCCGGGAAAAAGGCCGGCATCCTGACCCTGCTTGGTGACATGGGCAAGGGCTTGCTGGCAGGATGGACGGCCACTCAGACATTGGAAAGCGAAATTGGGGTTTTGTGTGTGGCGATCAGCCCTATTTTGGGCCATCTCTATCCGATCTTTTTGGGCTTTAGGGGAGGCAAGGGGGTCGCGACCGCCCTAGGGGCCGTGGGAGCAGTTGCCCCTCTGTTGGGCATCAGCCTCATCGGTATTTGGCTGTTTGTGGCCGCGGTTTGGCGCTACTCGTCTGGTGCCGCACTGATAGCTTTTCTAGCCCTTCCAATTCTGACCTTACTCACCGGAAGTAATCTGGCCTTTATGACATTTTCATTCTCCGTGAGTACTCTGATAATCCTCAAGCACAAGGCAAATATTGTCCGATTACGGGCCGGGACGGAGCCGAAAATCGGTCAATCTGAAAGTTTACATAATACATCTTATCAGACATGA
- the pgsA gene encoding CDP-diacylglycerol--glycerol-3-phosphate 3-phosphatidyltransferase, protein MRTTDALKQADSIAGSRANTATNVNLPNFLTVARILLIPVFVVLFSDPTPDRSLIAAIIFIIAAVTDLLDGYLARRHSQVTRLGRLLDPIADKLLVLSALILLVEFDRVHPVVAILIIAREVAVTSVRGLAAPQGIIMEAETMGKYKMAVQVVAIVFLLLERGVLPDTWHAHDVGTVLLYLALALAFYSGNRYLMTFWQQSSKKGL, encoded by the coding sequence ATGCGCACTACAGACGCCCTGAAGCAGGCCGACTCGATCGCTGGCTCGCGTGCCAATACCGCGACCAACGTCAACCTCCCGAATTTTCTGACTGTTGCCAGAATCCTCCTGATTCCGGTCTTCGTCGTCCTGTTTTCCGATCCGACCCCTGATCGCTCGTTGATCGCGGCTATCATTTTTATTATTGCAGCCGTGACGGATCTGCTTGACGGCTATCTTGCCCGCCGGCATTCCCAGGTCACGCGGCTCGGCCGTTTGCTCGATCCTATCGCCGACAAGCTGCTGGTGTTATCCGCCTTGATCCTACTTGTGGAATTCGACCGGGTCCATCCCGTCGTCGCCATCCTGATTATTGCTCGGGAAGTGGCCGTGACAAGTGTTCGGGGACTCGCAGCGCCACAAGGAATCATCATGGAAGCAGAAACAATGGGAAAGTATAAGATGGCAGTGCAGGTGGTAGCTATTGTATTCCTATTGCTCGAGAGGGGCGTGCTTCCAGACACCTGGCATGCCCATGACGTAGGCACTGTGCTGCTATACCTTGCGCTGGCGCTAGCCTTCTACTCAGGCAACCGATACCTCATGACCTTCTGGCAACAAAGTTCTAAAAAAGGTTTATAA
- a CDS encoding KpsF/GutQ family sugar-phosphate isomerase translates to MSLSHGKRVLQIEARAIAALVERLDNRFAKAVDILFRCSGKVVVSGMGKSGLIGQKIAATMASTGTPAFFVHPADGIHGDLGMLGKHDALLALSNSGETEEVLKLLPFMKRLNIPVIALTGRPQSTLAKNSDVVLDVSVSEEACPLGLAPTSSTTAALAMGDALAIALLEKRGIKAVDFAQFHPGGTLGRRLLLTVKDLMHQGEALPCVKATASAMDAIIEMTSKKLGMTTVVNSKGHLVGVITDGDLRRSLEKGSNLAKYKAGDMGTKSPRTIKAKALAATAIQTMEQFSITSLVVVDDGGRLAGVIHLHDLLKSGAV, encoded by the coding sequence ATGAGTCTGTCACACGGAAAACGAGTCTTGCAGATTGAGGCGCGCGCCATCGCCGCGCTTGTAGAACGCCTCGACAACCGGTTTGCCAAGGCGGTGGACATTCTCTTCCGTTGCTCCGGTAAGGTGGTAGTCTCCGGCATGGGCAAGTCTGGCCTGATCGGGCAGAAGATCGCTGCCACGATGGCCAGCACCGGTACGCCGGCTTTCTTTGTTCACCCCGCCGATGGCATCCACGGCGACCTGGGCATGCTGGGCAAACACGATGCCCTCCTGGCTCTCTCAAACAGCGGGGAGACGGAGGAGGTACTCAAGCTCCTGCCGTTCATGAAGAGGCTGAACATTCCCGTCATCGCCCTAACAGGACGACCGCAATCCACGCTGGCCAAGAACAGCGACGTGGTGCTGGACGTCTCCGTCTCGGAAGAAGCCTGTCCGCTGGGGCTAGCGCCAACCTCTAGCACAACAGCAGCGCTCGCTATGGGTGACGCGCTGGCTATTGCGCTGCTGGAAAAGCGGGGAATCAAGGCGGTGGATTTCGCACAGTTCCATCCCGGTGGAACGCTGGGCCGCCGACTACTGCTCACGGTAAAGGATCTCATGCATCAGGGCGAAGCCCTGCCGTGCGTCAAGGCCACTGCGTCGGCAATGGATGCCATCATCGAAATGACATCCAAAAAGCTCGGCATGACAACCGTCGTCAACTCCAAAGGACACTTGGTTGGCGTCATCACTGACGGAGATCTGCGACGCTCCCTTGAGAAGGGGAGCAATCTTGCCAAGTATAAGGCCGGTGATATGGGCACCAAGTCTCCTCGGACGATCAAAGCCAAGGCCCTGGCCGCTACGGCGATCCAGACTATGGAACAGTTCTCGATCACTTCGCTGGTGGTCGTGGATGACGGTGGCCGCCTTGCTGGAGTCATTCATCTCCACGATCTACTGAAAAGCGGCGCCGTCTGA
- a CDS encoding 3-deoxy-8-phosphooctulonate synthase, which translates to MSHDVTIGKLKVGGAHPHFLIAGPCVIESERLTLETAQRIAEISRALKMPFIFKSSYDKANRTSISSFRGLGISEGLRILKKVRDEVGAPVLTDVHSAEEAKRAGETVDVLQIPAFLCRQTDLLVAAATTGKVVNVKKGQFLSPGEMANVVTKLEESGTKKILLTERGSSFGYNNLVVDMRALPIMRKFGYPIVFDATHSVQLPGGGGTKSSGQREFITPLACAAAAAGCDGFFMEVHPDPDHAPSDGPNMVPLHDLKKLLERLLQICQAAGKGAESDQ; encoded by the coding sequence ATGTCGCATGACGTCACGATCGGAAAACTAAAAGTTGGCGGTGCCCATCCGCATTTTCTGATCGCCGGCCCCTGCGTGATTGAAAGCGAGCGGTTGACGCTGGAGACAGCCCAGCGCATCGCTGAAATCTCGCGTGCACTGAAGATGCCGTTTATTTTTAAGTCGTCTTACGACAAGGCCAACCGCACCTCCATCTCGTCTTTTCGAGGCCTCGGTATTTCGGAAGGATTGAGAATCCTGAAAAAGGTCCGGGACGAAGTTGGCGCCCCCGTGCTCACTGACGTGCATAGTGCGGAGGAGGCTAAGCGGGCGGGGGAGACGGTAGATGTGCTGCAGATTCCGGCCTTTCTCTGCCGTCAGACAGATCTCCTGGTGGCTGCAGCCACGACCGGAAAAGTTGTCAACGTCAAAAAGGGCCAGTTCCTGTCGCCCGGCGAAATGGCTAACGTCGTCACTAAACTGGAGGAGAGCGGCACGAAAAAGATTCTTTTGACGGAACGAGGCTCCTCGTTCGGCTACAACAATCTGGTCGTGGATATGCGTGCGCTGCCGATCATGCGAAAATTTGGCTATCCCATTGTCTTCGACGCAACACACAGCGTCCAGCTGCCCGGCGGAGGTGGGACCAAGTCCTCCGGACAGCGTGAATTCATCACTCCGCTCGCCTGTGCGGCCGCGGCGGCCGGCTGCGACGGCTTTTTCATGGAAGTCCATCCGGATCCAGACCACGCACCATCCGACGGCCCCAATATGGTCCCGCTGCACGATCTCAAGAAACTGTTGGAGCGACTGCTGCAAATCTGTCAGGCGGCAGGCAAGGGCGCGGAGAGTGACCAATGA
- a CDS encoding CTP synthase: MSKFIFVTGGVISSLGKGLASASIGNLLESRGLKITFLKLDPYINVDPGTMNPYQHGEVFVTEDGAEADLDLGHYERFSSLTLTRENNYTTGRIYNSVITKERRGEYLGGTVQVVPHITDEIKHCIRNVSKDTDVAIVEIGGTVGDIESLPFLEAIRQIPYDVGRENVLYVHLTLVPYIGASGELKTKPTQHSVNKLREIGIQPNILLCRTDRFLPPDLKDKIALFCNVEKGAVITAKDVETVYEVPIVFRKEGLDELIVRQLKLETAPPNLREWDAIVQKIKRPKHEVSVALVGKYVGLKESYKSLSEALVHGGVDHETRVNVHWIESEEIERKGAEQILREADGILIPGGFGIRGIEGKIQTIRCARERGIPFFGLCLGMQCAVIELARNAAGLKDANSSEFEPNGPHSVIHLMEHQKFIHDKGGTMRLGSYPCRLLDGSLAHKAYGVLEVKERHRHRFEFNNAYRDRLAAQGLVLSGLSPDGQLVEIVELKGHPWFLATQFHPEYSSRLHRPHPLFSAFVGAALRRKCGR, encoded by the coding sequence ATGAGCAAGTTCATTTTCGTCACCGGCGGCGTCATCTCATCACTCGGCAAGGGGCTCGCTTCAGCTTCTATCGGCAATCTCCTTGAAAGCCGCGGACTGAAGATCACCTTCCTCAAGCTTGACCCTTACATCAATGTCGACCCCGGGACGATGAATCCGTACCAGCACGGGGAGGTCTTCGTCACTGAGGACGGCGCAGAAGCTGATCTTGACCTAGGCCACTACGAACGATTCTCCTCACTGACGCTGACCCGCGAAAACAATTACACCACTGGGCGTATCTACAATTCCGTCATCACGAAGGAGCGGCGCGGCGAATATCTCGGCGGTACTGTGCAGGTCGTGCCACACATTACCGACGAAATCAAACACTGCATCCGCAACGTGTCGAAGGACACTGACGTGGCCATCGTAGAAATTGGCGGCACGGTCGGTGACATCGAGAGCCTGCCATTCCTGGAAGCAATCCGGCAAATTCCCTACGATGTCGGTCGCGAGAATGTTCTCTACGTCCATCTGACACTCGTCCCGTACATCGGCGCCTCCGGGGAACTGAAAACCAAGCCCACGCAGCATTCCGTAAACAAGCTGCGCGAGATCGGTATCCAACCGAACATTCTGTTGTGCCGAACAGACCGGTTCCTGCCGCCGGACCTTAAAGACAAGATTGCGCTTTTCTGCAACGTGGAGAAGGGCGCCGTCATCACGGCCAAGGACGTGGAAACGGTCTATGAAGTACCGATCGTGTTCCGCAAGGAAGGCCTTGACGAACTGATCGTCCGCCAACTCAAGCTGGAAACCGCTCCGCCGAACCTGCGTGAGTGGGACGCGATCGTGCAGAAGATCAAGCGGCCTAAACACGAAGTGTCCGTAGCCTTGGTTGGCAAATACGTCGGGCTGAAGGAATCGTACAAGAGCCTGTCTGAGGCGCTGGTGCACGGCGGCGTGGATCACGAAACTCGTGTCAACGTTCATTGGATCGAGTCGGAAGAAATCGAACGGAAGGGCGCCGAACAGATTCTTCGAGAAGCCGACGGTATCCTGATTCCAGGTGGCTTCGGCATTCGTGGCATCGAGGGCAAGATCCAGACAATCCGATGTGCCCGAGAACGGGGGATTCCGTTCTTCGGCCTGTGCCTTGGCATGCAGTGCGCCGTCATCGAACTGGCCCGCAACGCCGCGGGATTGAAGGATGCCAATAGCTCAGAATTTGAACCCAACGGCCCTCATTCAGTGATTCATCTGATGGAGCATCAGAAGTTTATCCACGACAAAGGTGGTACGATGCGGCTGGGCTCCTATCCCTGCCGCCTGCTGGACGGCAGCCTGGCGCACAAGGCCTACGGCGTGCTCGAGGTCAAGGAACGCCACCGGCACCGCTTCGAATTCAACAACGCTTACCGTGACCGGCTGGCAGCACAGGGGTTAGTTCTGAGCGGCCTATCGCCGGACGGGCAGTTGGTCGAAATCGTGGAGCTGAAAGGCCATCCCTGGTTCCTCGCTACACAATTCCATCCGGAGTACAGTTCGCGTCTGCATCGTCCGCATCCACTATTCAGCGCCTTCGTGGGCGCCGCGTTACGGAGAAAGTGCGGGAGGTAG
- the kdsB gene encoding 3-deoxy-manno-octulosonate cytidylyltransferase translates to MPNTNGPVTVVIPARFGSSRFPGKPLAKLAGKPLIQHTYERVRSAPGVDRVLVATDNDRIRQAVLEVGGEVITPEGQFRTGTDRVAAVAQEVPGNVFVNLQGDEIALHPELLTDLIRPFLASGALMGTLKRALMSSGEVRNPAIVKVVTDRQGNALYFSRSSIPYVRDQEPGKFVSGLHYVHLGIYIYTRETLLRLAAMPTSPLEDAEKLEQLRALEAGIPIRVWETRHPSLRIDTPKDLREAAAALIGQTRRRTTARPGTRKGGLTKR, encoded by the coding sequence ATGCCTAACACGAACGGACCGGTGACGGTGGTCATCCCGGCCCGGTTCGGATCCTCCCGCTTCCCTGGTAAACCGCTGGCAAAACTCGCCGGCAAGCCGCTCATCCAACATACCTATGAGCGTGTCCGCTCGGCACCCGGTGTCGACCGCGTCCTCGTCGCGACGGACAATGATCGCATCCGCCAAGCGGTCCTAGAGGTCGGCGGCGAGGTCATCACACCTGAAGGCCAGTTTCGCACAGGGACGGACCGCGTGGCTGCCGTCGCGCAGGAGGTGCCCGGCAACGTGTTTGTCAATCTGCAAGGCGATGAAATCGCGCTCCATCCTGAGCTGCTGACCGATCTCATTCGGCCATTTCTCGCCAGCGGCGCGCTGATGGGCACACTCAAACGCGCACTCATGTCGTCCGGTGAAGTCCGCAATCCTGCGATTGTGAAAGTTGTCACTGATAGGCAGGGTAACGCACTATATTTTTCTCGTTCTTCAATCCCCTATGTGCGCGATCAAGAGCCGGGAAAATTCGTTTCCGGGTTGCATTATGTCCACCTGGGAATTTACATTTATACCCGTGAAACGCTGCTCCGGCTGGCGGCGATGCCCACCAGCCCATTGGAAGACGCTGAAAAGCTGGAGCAGTTGCGTGCGCTGGAGGCGGGGATTCCGATCCGGGTGTGGGAAACCCGTCATCCCTCGTTGCGCATCGACACGCCAAAGGACCTCCGAGAGGCGGCCGCCGCGCTGATCGGTCAAACCCGGCGACGTACCACCGCCCGCCCGGGCACACGAAAGGGAGGCTTGACGAAGCGATGA